In Girardinichthys multiradiatus isolate DD_20200921_A chromosome 18, DD_fGirMul_XY1, whole genome shotgun sequence, a single window of DNA contains:
- the ankrd13b gene encoding ankyrin repeat domain-containing protein 13B isoform X3: protein MLVTLVHDATSSTDLEPLDPRGRTPLHLAVTLGHLECARVLLQHGADVSKENRNGWTVLQEAVSTRDPELVRLVLRYRDYQRTAKRLAGIPVLLERLRQAQDFYVEMKWEFTSWVPLVSRMCPSDTYRVWKSGQCLRVDTTLMGFEQMTWQRGNRSFIFRGQDSSAEVMEVDHDRQLVFCETLCVSTLTALSPGRVRADASKGNCAGLGLLGATQPSDEQVAARLSAPVVTTQLDTRNIAFERNKTGILGWRSEKTETVNGYEAKVYAASNVELITRTRTEHLTDQNKNKTKGGRTPLQNFLGIAEQHMGSNNAGNKEQKANEALVTQMSSPTVTNPAALTAEEYFNPSSMQQTLRDISQPCQLTTKTQRFKAKLWLCESHPLSLAEQVVPIIDLMAISNTLFAKLRDFITLRLPPGFPVKIEIPLYHILNARITFSNLNGCEEGAGLRSDNKIGSEGGGQRDASRTDAPSPGSDSSSVSSSSSTMSCRAGEIPPCVFEPPPGYTMLGGKQRDSMREEEEDLLQFAIQQSLLEAGSEYDQVTIWEALTNSKPGTHPLSCDPSRVERTPQHKPRPPSGLCSAPSKKQPPTCTYNEQLRIAMEISAREQEEADFRRRQEEEELQRIIQLSLMEK from the exons ACGGATTTAGAGCCTCTGGACCCTCGTGGCCGGACTCCTCTCCACCTGGCTGTCACTTTGGGCCACCTGGAGTGTGCCAGGGTCCTGCTGCAGCACGGCGCTGACGTTAGCAAAGAGAACCGTAATGGCTGGAccg TTCTTCAAGAGGCGGTGAGCACGAGGGACCCGGAGCTGGTGCGTCTCGTGCTGCGTTACCGTGACTACCAGAGGACTGCCAAGAGGCTGGCGGGTATCCCCGTCCTGCTGGAGAGACTACGCCAA GCGCAGGACTTCTACGTGGAGATGAAATGGGAGTTTacgagctggg TGCCCCTGGTCTCTCGTATGTGCCCCAGTGACACCTACAGAGTTTGGAAGAGTGGACAATGTCTCCGTGTGGACACGACCCTGATGGGCTTTGAGCAGATGACCTGGCAGAGAGGCAACCGGAGCTTCATTTTTAGGGGGCAAG ACTCCAGTGCGGAGGTGATGGAGGTGGACCACGACAGGCAGCTGGTGTTCTGTGAGACCTTGTGCGTCTCAACTCTTACGGCGCTCTCTCCTGGCAGGGTGAGAGCCGACGCCAGCAAGGGCAACTGTGCCGGACTGGGCCTTCTGGGGGCGACACAGCCCAGCGACGAGCAGGTTGCAGCCAGGCTGTCCGCACCAGTGGTAACCACTCAGCTGGACACCCGCAACATCGCCTTTGAGAG GAACAAGACTGGCATCCTGGGCTGGAGGAGCGAGAAGACAGAGACAGTGAATGGATATGAGGCCAAG GTCTATGCCGCATCCAATGTTGAGCTGATCACCAGGACCagaactgaacatctgacagatcAGAACAAGAACAAGACAAAAG GTGGCAGGACTCCACTGCAGAACTTCCTTGGGATTGCAGAGCAACACATGGGCTCTAACAACGCG GGAAACAAGGAACAAAAAGCAAATGAA GCTCTGGTGACACAGATGTCATCCCCCACGGTGACAAACCCCGCAGCGCTGACGGCCGAGGAGTACTTCAACCCCAGCTCGATGCAGCAGACGCTGAGGGACATCAGCCAACCGTGCCAGCTCACCACCAAGACCCAGAG GTTTAAAGCCAAGTTGTGGCTGTGTGAGTCCCATCCTCTGTCCCTAGCGGAACAAGTGGTGCCTATTATTGATCTCATGGCTATCTCCAACACCCTGTTCGCCAAGCTGCGTGACTTCATCACTTTGCGGCTGCCGCCTGGTTTCCCAGTCAAGATCG AAATTCCCCTGTATCACATACTAAACGCCAGGATCACCTTCAGCAACCTGAATGGCTGTGAGGAGGGAGCCGGCCTTCGTTCGGACAACAAAATTGGGTCGGAGGGGGGTGGCCAGCGGGACGCCTCGAGGACAGACGCTCCCTCTCCAGGCAGCGACTCCTCAAGCGTCTCCAGCTCTAGCTCCACAA TGTCGTGCAGAGCAGGAGAGATTCCTCCGTGTGTGTTTGAACCCCCGCCTGGATACACCATGCTAGGAGGCAAACAGAGAGACAGCATgagggaggaggaagaagactTACTGCAGTTTGCTATACAGCAGAGTCTGCTGGAGGCCGGATCCGAATATGATCAG GTGACTATTTGGGAAGCGCTGACTAATAGTAAGCCAGGAACACACCCTTTGTCCTGTGACCCAAGTCGTGTAGAGAG GACACCCCAGCACAAGCCCCGCCCCCCTTCCGGCCTCTGTTCCGCCCCCTCCAAGAAGCAGCCGCCAACCTGCACCTACAACGAGCAGCTGCGCATCGCCATGGAGATCTCAGCCCGGGAGCAGGAGGAGGCGGACTTCCGGCGGCggcaggaggaagaggagcttCAGCGAATCATCCAGCTGTCCCTGATGGAGAAGTGA